A single Camarhynchus parvulus chromosome 5, STF_HiC, whole genome shotgun sequence DNA region contains:
- the LOC115904282 gene encoding alpha-1-antitrypsin-like → MKTTFYLSLLLAGFHTVAHSQLPPSDHNGHDPNDPKHHIHHGGEAMACLRLVPNNADFAFQFFREVAQEAPNKNIFFSPVSISTAFAMLALGAGSATKSQILEGLAFNLTEIQEKEIHEGFHNLIHMLNYPEGGVQLNMGNAIFVTEKLKLLKKFSDDAKALYQLDAFTTDFNKPTEAEKQINDYIEKKTHGKIANLVKDMDPQTVMLLASFVFFKGSWEKPFKAEHTEEREFFVDAETTVKVPMMYQMGRFDFYFDEELSCTVVRLHYNGSATAFLVLPAKGEMKQLEQTLDKETIQKWSDHLFQSSMNLYFPKFSISGSYEISNTLRKMGIVDVFTNQADLSGITGTPDLKVSKVVHKASLDVDEKGTEAAAATAVEIMPMSLPPTIEFSHPFLMLIFDRDTNSTLFIGKIVNPAS, encoded by the exons ATGAAGACCACATTCTACCTAagtttgctgctggctgggttTCACACTGTTGCCCACAGTCAGCTCCCACCCAGTGATCACAATGGACATGACCCAAATGACCCTAAACACCACATACATCATGGAGGTGAAGCGATGGCTTGCCTCAGACTTGTGCCAAACAATGCTGACTTTGCATTCCAGTTTTTTAGGGAGGTTGCACAGGAGGCACCaaataagaacattttcttctctcctgtgAGCATCTCCACTGCCTTTGCAATGCTGGCCCTTGGGGCTGGATCAGCCACAAAGTCTCAGATCCTAGAAGGACTTGCCTTCAACCTTACAGAGATTCAGGAGAAAGAGATACATGAAGGCTTCCACAACCTAATCCACATGCTGAACTATCCTGAGGGTGGAGTCCAGCTCAACATGGGGAATGCCATCTTTGTAACAGAGAAGCTGAAACTCCTTAAAAAGTTTTCAGACGATGCCAAGGCTCTGTATCAGCTGGATGCTTTTACAACTGACTTTAACAAACCCACAGAAGCTGAAAAGCAGATCAATGACTATatagagaagaaaacacatgGGAAAATTGCTAATTTGGTCAAGGACATGGACCCACAAACTGTAATGCTTCTGGctagctttgttttctttaaag GcagctgggaaaagcctttTAAAGCAGAGCATACTGAAGAAAGGGAGTTCTTTGTGGATGCTGAAACAACTGTGAAAGTCCCTATGATGTACCAGATGGGCAGATTTGACTTCTACTTTGATGAGGAGCTGTCATGCACTGTGGTACGGCTGCATTATAATGGCAGTGCTACTGCATTTCTGGTTCTGCCAGCAAAAGGGGAAATGAAGCAGTTAGAGCAAACTCTGGACAAGGAAACCATCCAGAAATGGTCAGACCATCTCTTCCAGAG CTCTATGAACCTCTACTTCCccaaattttctatttctgggAGCTATGAAATAAGTAACACCCTTAGGAAGATGGGAATTGTGGATGTGTTCACCAACCAAGCAGATCTCTCTGGCATCACTGGCACCCCAGATCTGAAGGTTTCCAAA gTTGTCCACAAGGCATCTCTGGATGTTGATGAGAAAGGtactgaggcagcagcagcaactgcCGTTGAAATAATGCCAATGTCTCTTCCTCCAACCATTGAATTCAGCCATCCCTTCCTCATGCTGATTTTTGACAGAGATACAAACAGTACACTCTTCATAGGAAAAATAGTTAACCCAGCTAGTTGA